A single Argentina anserina chromosome 7, drPotAnse1.1, whole genome shotgun sequence DNA region contains:
- the LOC126803697 gene encoding protein RNA-directed DNA methylation 3-like, translating into MDKGKAIAGSGSSAAGNRKLGADKSGGGSRKLRNPGVLPFFEHSMDDFMEEGETDPVVNSEPEKAHIPPFIPKDEVVDEEEFERMMEERYRTASTYVTYAEDNYEKKRSVDGPVLEPSARDPIIWKVKCTDGNLGALGFEDFTLSPNSLLYPKEPWQERENNFNQGDSDGLFSIGQTLRINAGPLKGYLCLVLAIHCADITVKLDSQQRVLTVKADHLTEVRAKSSAMLSEDPESNSLKLFDLLGEGGSQDGTVQAGTSAGGEWWNAGGSSGERNAWPSFSALGNSLQPESSSVNPFDSDGNGAKKEYSLWERNVASNNNSSWGAKVTDDISLSDTWKKASWGLAAAVYNKDQCTGWGKSDCWGAKVGCDSTLSYSWKKASEPASSSWVVAAAVVNKDHGSVWGGNDSQKPSVDDSGDGGCAWNKPAGGSWSIQAGGSSWGKQVDSSTGDAGWKSSTSSVENQNGSWSNAGGWEKAEGGSGNDNQKDCRKRPSGVDDNKSSLWIKEDGGSAWNKQDGGSTWNVGGPWSKGGDQVCGRGGYGNGVGGRGGAGGNCFKCDELGHMARECSQGRGDGRGSGGGNCFKCSGTGHITKEYPQCGGRGGGGGNCFMCGEAGHMSRECPQGGGKGNGKMAIPKGSTVAAVISDNVAYIVGDGRISMVDDKEIGGGKVVDIGTGKCDKVPKINRYMLAGRTGNEHVCDAMIKVIRDAVGEENNFALAQRTAQEFVEGWKSDNLPKKFPSHIILVGWDNNGSIISLVGGREPKIVRKNHEVVASGLGERDVKNYIVCKMKENKLNGNEIDCLVEAVTLACAKGNASGGLIKGVRIRNGEMREILGISHVVVGLIFFFKELVPFLSDSIICISHGIEYCYNREKELEHKIKSTVGNIEFYQILGVNMKVNCIVRSIGFKNCLETQKKLTMLQKTKFLKKYTVGHPTQEILEGLKQHFVNLTRKSDDFL; encoded by the exons ATGGACAAAGGGAAGGCGATTGCAGGAAGCGGGTCGTCCGCGGCCGGAAATCGCAAGCTCGGCGCTGACAAGTCAGGCGGTGGAAGCCGGAAGCTGAGGAACCCCGGCGTTCTCCCGTTCTTCGAGCACTCCATGGACG ATTTTATGGAAGAAGGTGAAACTGACCCCGTAGTCAACAGTGAACCTGAGAAAGCTCATATCCCTCCATTTATTCCTAAAGATGAGGTTGTGGATGAGGAAGAATTTGAAAGAATGATGGAAGAACGATACAGAACTGCTTCTACCTATGTGACCTACGCTGAAGATaattatgaaaagaaaagatcgGTTGATGGACCTGTGCTTGAGCCTTCTGCTAGAGATCCCATTATATGGAAAGTAAAGTGCACG GATGGGAATTTGGGTGCTCTGGGTTTTGAAGATTTCACATTATCACCTAACTCCCTTCTTTATCCAAAAGAGCCATGGCAAGAAAGGGAAAATAATT TCAATCAGGGCGATAGTGATGGTCTGTTCTCAATTGGTCAAACTTTAAGAATTAATGCTGGTCCATTAAAAGGATACCTCTGTCTTGTTTTGGCCATACACTGTGCTGATATCACTGTTAAGCTTGATTCTCAGCAAAGGGTTCTTACAG TTAAAGCTGATCATCTTACAGAGGTTCGTGCAAAGAGCTCTGCCATGCTTAG TGAGGATCCAGAGTCCAACTCTCTTAAATTATTTGATTTGCTTGGTGAAGGAGGCTCTCAAG ATGGGACAGTTCAAGCTGGGACATCAGCTGGGGGTGAATGGTGGAATGCTGGAGGGTCATCTGGTGAAAG GAATGCTTGGCCAAGTTTCTCTGCCTTGGGCAATTCG CTTCAACCTGAGTCGAGCTCTGTGAATCCTTTTGATTCTGATGGAAATGGTGCTAAAAAAG AATATAGTTTGTGGGAGAGGAACGTGGCTTCAAATAACAACTCATCTTGGGGCGCTAAAGTTACGGATGACATCAGTCTTTCTGACACTTGGAAAAAAGCATCCTGGGGATTAGCAGCAGCAGTGTATAACAAGGATCAATGTACTGGGTGGGGCAAAAGCGACTGTTGGGGTGCTAAAGTTGGATGTGACAGCACTTTGTCATATTCTTGGAAAAAAGCATCAGAACCTGCTAGTTCGTCCTGGGTTGTTGCAGCAGCAGTAGTAAACAAGGATCACGGTTCTGTCTGGGGCGGTAACGATAGTCAGAAACCAAGTGTTGATGATAGTGGTGACGGAGGTTGTGCTTGGAATAAGCCAGCTGGAGGTTCTTGGAGTATACAAGCTGGAGGATCCTCCTGGGGTAAGCAAGTCGATTCAAGCACTGGTGACGCAGGGTGGAAAAGTTCAACTTCGTCGGTAGAGAATCAGAATGGGAGCTGGAGTAATGCAGGTGGCTGGGAAAAAGCTGAAGGTGGATCTGGTAATGATAATCAGAAAGACTGTCGGAAGAGACCAAGTGGTGTAGATGACAATAAAAGTTCATTATGGATAAAGGAGGACGGAGGTTCTGCCTGGAATAAACAAGATGGAGGCTCTACTTGGAATGTTGGTGGTCCTTGGAGTAAAGGTGGGGATCAAGTGTGTGGTCGTGGTGGCTATGGTAATGGTGTTGGTGGTAGAGGGGGTGCAGGTGGGAACTGTTTCAAGTGTGATGAGTTAGGACACATGGCTAGGGAGTGTTCTCAGGGCCGCGGCGATGGTAGAGGTAGTGGAGGTGGAAACTGTTTCAAGTGCAGTGGTACTGGCCACATTACCAAGGAGTACCCTCAGTGTGGTGGTagaggaggtggaggtgggAATTGTTTCATGTGCGGTGAAGCTGGACACATGTCTAGGGAGTGTCCTCAAGGTGGAGGAAAGGGTAACGGAAAAATGGCGATACCAAAGGGAAGTACTGTAGCTGCTGTTATCTCAGATAACGTAGCATATATAGTGGGCGATGGTAGAATTTCTATGGTGGATGACAAAGAGATAGGGGGAGGTAAGGTAGTCGATATTGGTACTGGAAAATGCGATAAGGTACCTAAGATTAATAGATATATGTTGGCTGGTAGGACGGGAAATGAGCATGTGTGTGACGCCATGATTAAGGTTATTAGAGATGCTGTAggagaagaaaataattttgctCTTGCACAGCGGACAGCTCAAGAGTTTGTTGAGGGGTGGAAGAGTGACAATTTGCCAAAAAAATTCCCCTCTCATATTATACTTGTTGGCTGGGATAACAATGGGAGCATCATTTCTCTAGTTGGAGGGAGAGAGCCGAAGATAGTGAGGAAAAACCATGAGGTTGTGGCATCTGGACTTGGTGAACGTGATGTCAAAAATTATATAGTGTGTAAAATGAAGGAAAATAAACTCAATGGGAatgaaattgattgtttggtTGAAGCAGTAACACTGGCATGTGCAAAAGGGAATGCTAGTGGTGGTTTGATTAAGGGCGTGCGTATTAGAAATGGAGAGATGAGGGAGATTCTGGGGATTAGCCATGTTGTGGTAGgactaattttctttttcaaagaGCTTGTTCCCTTTCTGAGTGATAGCATTATATGCATAAGTCATGGGATTGAGTATTGCTATAATCGTGAGAAGGAGCTAGAACACAAAATCAAAAGCACTGTTGGGAACATAGAGTTCTACCAAATCCTAGGGGTCAATATGAAGGTCAACTGCATCGTTAGATCGATTGGGTTTAAGAACTGTTtggaaacacaaaaaaaacttACTATGCTACAAAAGACGAAGTTTTTGAAGAAATACACTGTTGGCCACCCTACTCAGGAGATCTTGGAGGGATTGAAACAACACTTTGTTAATTTGACAAGGAAGTCTGATGACTTTCTTTAG